The Candidatus Poribacteria bacterium sequence TTATCTCACCCCAGAAGGTGTGCGCTTCTACGATGAGAGCGTCAAACTCTACGAAAAACTGTCGGCTGAACTCAATTTTAATGTGATGTTCAGCCAACGGGGCCACCTGACCCTCGCGCATACCGATGGTGGGGTCAATACCATGCGGCGTCGAGCGGAGGTCAACCAGATCGAAGGTGTTGATTCGCGTTTAATTTGGCCCGATGAGATCAAAAGCCTCTGTCCCTATCTCGATGTAACTGACCATCCCCGTTACCCCATTTTGGCGGCACTCTACCATCCACCCGGCGGTATCATTCGCCACGATGCAGTCGTTTGGGGTTATGCTCACCAAGCGGACGTACGCGGCGTCCACATTCATCAAAACACAGAGGTAACCGGGATCAAGGTCAAGCGCGGAAAAGTGACCGGTGTGGAAACGAGCCGTGGTCCCATCAAAACCGGGACGGTTCTCAACGCAACCGCCGGTTGGGCTTCGACAATCACGGCGATGGTAGGAATTAACCTACCGCTGACTACTATCCCCCTGCAAGCCTGTGTGACTGAACCCCTCAAACCGTTCTTGGATGTGGTTGTTGTCTCCGGCAGCCTGCACGTCTATATCAGTCAGACCGATCGGGGAGAGTTAGTGATGGGGG is a genomic window containing:
- a CDS encoding FAD-dependent oxidoreductase: MSIQLIRQAFNGDRPPPRMWRSHELKDYYDVVIIGGGAHGLACAYYLAKEHGITDVAVLEKSYIGAGGSGRNTAIVRSNYLTPEGVRFYDESVKLYEKLSAELNFNVMFSQRGHLTLAHTDGGVNTMRRRAEVNQIEGVDSRLIWPDEIKSLCPYLDVTDHPRYPILAALYHPPGGIIRHDAVVWGYAHQADVRGVHIHQNTEVTGIKVKRGKVTGVETSRGPIKTGTVLNATAGWASTITAMVGINLPLTTIPLQACVTEPLKPFLDVVVVSGSLHVYISQTDRGELVMGASVDPFSSYSMAGSLTFLEGIAGHVLELFPSLSHVRILRQWAGICEMPPDYSPIMGFTPVNGFLIDVGWGTYGFKASPIAGKTLAELIATGKTPTLIAPFRLSRFEENELVGEKGAAAVGH